From Prionailurus viverrinus isolate Anna chromosome B2, UM_Priviv_1.0, whole genome shotgun sequence, the proteins below share one genomic window:
- the LOC125165714 gene encoding olfactory receptor 12D2-like: MLNQTSVTAFLLLGVTDIQALQPYLFVVFLAIYVVSVVGNGAVLLVVVSDPRLHLPMYFFLGNLSCLDICYSTVTLPKMLENFFSTHKAISFLGCISQLHFFHFLGSTEAMLLAVMAFDRFVAICRPLHYSVIMNYQLCTRMAVTVWTIGFFHALLHSMMTSRLNFCGSHQIHHFFCDVKPLLELACGNTELNQWLLNTVTGTIAMGPFFLTLLSYFSIIISLFSKTHSCSALRKALSTCASHFMVVILFYAPVIFIYIRPVSGSSMDQDQVAAIMYTVVTPMLNPLIYTLRNKDVKAALSSIFTRRDDLNTSRAHF, encoded by the coding sequence ATGCTGAATCAAACCTCAGTCACTGCATTTCTCCTCCTGGGAGTCACAGACATCCAAGCACTGCAGCCTTATCTCTTCGTGGTTTTCCTTGCAATTTACGTGGTCAGTGTGGTTGGCAATGGAGCAGTCCTCCTGGTTGTCGTCTCTGATCCAAGACTCCATTtacccatgtatttcttcctgggAAATCTGTCGTGTCTAGATATCTGCTACTCCACGGTGACACTGCCAAAGATGCTGGAGAACTTCTTCTCTACACACAAGGCAATTTCCTTCTTGGGATGCATAAGCCAGCTTCACTTCTTCCACTTCCTGGGCAGCACGGAGGCCATGCTCTTGGCCGTGATGGCCTTTGACCGCTTTGTGGCCATCTGCAGGCCACTGCATTACTCTGTCATCATGAATTACCAGCTCTGTACCCGGATGGCTGTCACAGTCTGGACCATTGGTTTTTTCCATGCCCTGTTGCACTCCATGATGACCTCTCGCTTGAACTTCTGTGGTTCTCATCAGATCCATCACTTCTTCTGTGATGTCAAGCCTTTGCTGGAGTTGGCCTGCGGGAACACGGAGCTCAACCAGTGGCTTCTCAACACGGTTACCGGGACCATTGCCATGGGCCCCTTCTTCCTAACACTTCTCTCCTACTTCTCCATAatcatctctcttttctccaaGACCCACTCCTGTAGTGCGCTCCGCAAAGCACTGTCCACGTGTGCCTCTCACTTCATGGTGGTCATTCTTTTCTATGCTCCTGTTATCTTCATTTACATCCGCCCAGTCTCAGGCAGCTCCATGGACCAGGACCAGGTCGCTGCCATCATGTACACTGTGGTCACTCCTATGCTGAACCCACTGATCTATACACTGAGGAACAAGGACGTGAAGGCTGCCTTGAGTAGTATCTTCACAAGGAGGGACGACCTGAACACATCTAGAGCACACTTCTAA